GAATGGCCTGGGCGTCCATGGAGTGAAGTATGCTTTGGTAGAATCTTGACGCCCAAACAAACCTTTCTGCCAAGGAAAATTCACTTTTAGGCATTTTTCGCCATGTTCTTTAACTTCTTCCCATAAACTAAGATTCTTGTGTCGTCTCAAAGAATCAGCCCAAGATGGGTCATATGGGAGCTCCTTTGCATCTTCACTAACTTTACTCTGCTCAAATTGTTCTCTGATGTGTTCCAGGTATTTGGTATTGATCTCTGATAGTAGTTGctttgttcttttttgtttgaatTCGTCAATCGGCTCCTTATCAGTGATAAACTTTGTAACATGCTCTAAGGTGTTCTCATCCTCAGGCAGGTTCAGCAAATTATGCTTTTCACCTAAGGTTTGATATATTTGAAATaccttctctttcaaaccTGAGCCAAACTTACTTTCAAAGACCTCGGGAGTAATATCTTTCTTAGTTCCTCGCACAATGTCGATAACGTCAACAAGAATACTTTGGCGTGTGGTGGACTGCTGTTTTAGTTGTCTCCTAGCCTGgagtttgttgttgaattcACGAATTTTCTTCACACGTTCCTTATCATCTGTTGAAATTAAATTAGACTCACCGCGGGATTGTTTCTTCGCCTGCTGTCGTTGCCAAACCTCCAAAGGACTAGCTTTACTCTCTTTGACAAACTTGTTCCAGCGGGATAtttgaatttgatcaactttgTAACTTGTCTTAAGATCGGGCTTGGCCTTTCCCAACGCTTCTAAGACCTTGTCAGGACGAACAGAAAAAACATCGCCGGGCTTAAGTTCATAATTTGGATGACGCATCACTACCCCATTAACAGACACATACTTGTGTATTATATACTGACGGGCTTGACGAACACTACTTGCGAACATGGCGCGGAACAATGCCACGTCTAAACGCTTCTCCAAAACTGCAAAAGTTTGTAACATCATGGGTGTTTCG
This window of the Komagataella phaffii GS115 chromosome 2, complete sequence genome carries:
- a CDS encoding Mitochondrial ribosomal component of the small subunit, with protein sequence MPRKAVLLKSLTRGRLRASMNKYNLFNLYKKQRPGFNGQSLYQQKWNSKAETRAYHGEHLRESKWQHIFSPKLQGVAQLDASLQGGNTDETPMMLQTFAVLEKRLDVALFRAMFASSVRQARQYIIHKYVSVNGVVMRHPNYELKPGDVFSVRPDKVLEALGKAKPDLKTSYKVDQIQISRWNKFVKESKASPLEVWQRQQAKKQSRGESNLISTDDKERVKKIREFNNKLQARRQLKQQSTTRQSILVDVIDIVRGTKKDITPEVFESKFGSGLKEKVFQIYQTLGEKHNLLNLPEDENTLEHVTKFITDKEPIDEFKQKRTKQLLSEINTKYLEHIREQFEQSKVSEDAKELPYDPSWADSLRRHKNLSLWEEVKEHGEKCLKVNFPWQKGLFGRQDSTKAYFTPWTPRPFLAPFAVLPQHLEISFETCHAVYLRDPVSRPGESEVITPLPVDVHKRAYMWYQRKGQ